In Salinibaculum sp. SYNS191, the genomic window CCGAGTTTTGCCCACAGATTCCACGGGAGCACGACGATCGGCAGTGCCAGTGGGACGAGTGAGACTGCGAGTGCGAACGCGGCCGAGCGTGGCATCGATACCGGTCCAATCGATAGCGTATCACCGAGCGTGCTCTGGAGGTCGTCGTGGAATTCGTCGTACTCGCCGTCCTCGACTATCCCGTCCGACGCTAACCTCGTGAACAGATTCTCTGTTCGAAGGACGAGGCCGTCGTAGGTGAGGTGGCCAGCGACGAGGATGAACAGGAAGAACCCGGCTTGCACCGTGAGTGCGGGTGAACCCCCAGTTCGTGCGACGTACAGCGCATACGCCGTGCCACCCGCGAGCGGGACGGCAGTTGCGAAGAACACGATACTTCGGTAGACGGAGGTCCCATCAAGCGATGCCGAGACAATCCGATACAGCAGGTAGAGCCACAGACTGCCGAGGCCGACGCCCGCGATGCCCAGTAGAATCGTCTCGAACGTCAGTCCCGGACTGGGAAGCGACATCCGACCAGCGGCGACAGTGCTGAGCAACGAGGTCGGGATGTACACCGCGAGAACAGCGAGTACCAGTGTCGGCAGATTCCGCAACAGGAGGCGAACAATCCCGGTCGTGACTTCGATTGCCGGTGTCTCTGTCCCGTTCTCGTCCCCATCCCGCCGTTCGGTGAGGCTATCGAAGTGAAGCACCGCACACGACCGATAAAAGGGGCCCTGCGCGTCGGTCCACCGTTCCCAGTGTGAGACGTGTGACGAGCCCGTCTCGTCGCTCATGGTCTGGATTGGAACAAACAGGAACTAAGAATTGTCGGTTAGGATATCTGTTTTCGATGTGTCCATACGCCGGCTGGGTCGAGTGGATGCTCTCGATTTGAGTGTCTCTCCTGCGAGAGATGAGCAAGCTGCGCCGTGGACCAGGGGAAAGCTATGACTTTCTGTGGAGTCTTCCGCGACTAGCGAGTGCCTTCGGATGACACCACGACGGTGCGTTCCGAGCCACCCGTGACGGGTACGTATCCTGGCCAGCGCCCGGTACTCCTCGGGTCGACACCGTCCACGTTTGTGGAGTCAAGACAGCGGTCTCGAGCGGGAAAAGGGTGCTAGCCGAACATCTGGCGCATCATCGGATGCATCTCCATCAGCTGCTCCTCGGCGATCTCCTCGTAGATCTTGTAGGTGATAGACACCGTCAGGAGCAGGCCAGTGCCGGAGACGCCGCCGATGGTGCCCAGCATGTTTGCCATGACCGCGAGCAGCCCGACGAGCGCGCCGCCGATGACGGTCACCTGGGGGATGTACTGCTCTAGCACCCGCTCGATGGAGCGGACGTTCTGTCGGAAGCCGGGAATCTGCATCCCGGAGTTGTGAATCTGCTGGGCGGTCGCGTTCGGACCCATGTCCGTCGTCTCGACCCAGAAGATGGCGAAGATAGCCCCGCCGACTATCATGATGAAGAGGTCCACCCCCGCACGGATGGAGAGTTTCCACAGCGGGTCGGTAATCTGGTAGATCGGCGTCTGTATGGGAGCGAGGAAGTAGAACAGCCCGCCGGTCGGGTTCCCGGACGAGCCGTAGACGCCCAGCCAGTCGGGCATCGCCTCGGCACCGATCTGTGCGTGCAGGATACGGCCGAGGAACTGAACGTTGGCCTGCAGCGCCCGGACGAGAATCATCGGCAGGACGCTGGCGTAGATGAGCTTCACCGGGAAGCGACCGCGAGCGCCCTTGACACGGGCGTTCGACAGCGGAATCTCGACGCGGACGCTCTCCGCGTAGACGACCACCCCGAAGATGGCCAGCGTCGTGAGAACCGGGATGATGAAGCCGCTCCCAAAGAGGAGCTGTTCGATACCGGCCGGCGTCAGTATCGGGGGAATCTGGACCGACCCGGTGACGATACCGATCCAGGTCGGGATGATGCCGGCGGTCCCGTCGGTGGGCCCCGTCAGGCCCGGCACCGTCAGAACGCCGCCGAGCAGTCGCTGTGAGACCCCGGCGATGATGAACAGGCCGATACCGGAGCCGACACCCCACTTACTGACGACCTCGTCCATGAACAGGATGAGGACGCCACCGACGAATATCTGCGCGAACATCAGCCACTGGACACCGACCTCGCCGATGCCCAGCGACTGCGCGACCGCGTCGCTCGCGGGCAGGAAGTTCCCGGCGAAGACCATCGGGAGCCCGGTCAGCACGATCATCACGATGACCAGGAACTTCTGCAGCCCCTGGTAGAGCACCTGGTCGCGGGGGTTGTTCTGCGTGTCGAGTCCGAGCAGGTCAGCACCGCCGAGGAGCTGGAGGACGATGCTCGCCGTGACGATGGGACCGATACCCAGCTGCAGGATGGTTCCCTGCCCGCCGGCGAGAATCGACCGGAACTGTCCGAAAACCTCGGTTCCCTGGCCTTCGAGGCCGAACAGGAACACGTTCGTCAGGAAGAAGTACAGCACCAGAATACCCGCAGTCCACGTCAGCTTCCGCTTGAAGGGGACGTGCCCCTCCGGCCGACGGACTGCCGGCATCCGGGTGAGTACCGGTTCGGCGGTGTCCTTCCAGCTCATACTATTCCTCGTCTGTCTCGTCGTCCGTAGCTTCGTCGATTTCCTCGGCGCGCTCGGAGAGGGTGGCGGAGCCGCCCGCCTCCTCCAGCTTCCCGCGGGCACTGCCCGAGAAAGCGTCTGCGGTCACCGACAGCTCGTTGCGCACCTGTCCGGTGCCCAGCACCTTCACCGCGTCGGCGTCGTAGCCGTCCTCGGCGACGTCGCGGGCGTCGACGGCGTAGCCGCCGTCGGTCTCCTCGGCGACGCCCTCCGCGGCCAGGAGCGCGGCGTCCTCGTCGAGTTTCTGCACGTCGACGGTGACGACGTCGTCCTTGACCTTGTCGGGACGGGTGAAGCCGTGCTTGCCCAGCGGCTCGTAGTTGTGGAACTCGTGTTTGTCGCGGCCCGCGTTCCCGCGGCCACCGCGGTGGCCGGCACCGCGGCGGTTCTTGTGGGAGCCGCCGCCGTGCGTGCGCGAGCCACGCTGTCGCTTTTTCTTGTTCGTCATTATCGCATCGCCTCCAGGAGGTCGTCGATCTGCTCGGTGGTGTGCTTGCCCAGCTGGCCGCCGGCGCGGGCCGGCTGCTTGATACCGTCGTGGCCGCCACGCGGCGGGTGAAGGCGCAGCGTCGGGGAGAGACCCTGCGCCTGCAGCGTCGTCTCCTCGTCGACAAGCGCCGCCGCCAGCGACGCGACGTCGTCGTACTCCGTGTTCTCTGCGACCCACTCGTCGTCGACGTCGGCGTCTCCCTCGGCAGGTTCGCCGCGGGATTCGAGCAGGAGTTCGACGGTCTCCTGGCTCGGCTGGCCGTGGGCGACGTAGTCGTTTACCTTCGTGACCATGCCGTTGTAGGTGTCAGTCTCGGGGACCAGCGTCGCGTGGTTGACGCGCTCGACGTTGAGCATCGCCAGCGTGTCCTCGATGTCCCCGTTCATGTTGACGTTGCCGCGAATCTGGACGAGCGCGCGCATCACTCGATCACCTCTCGCTTCTCGAAGGTCCGCTGGGGGACGCGCGCCTCGGCCGTGTTGCGAAGCGCGTTGAAGGTAGCCTTCGCGAAGTTGACCGTCGTGCGCGTGTTGCCCGACGAGCGGGTCCAGATGTCCTCGATACCGGCGAGTTCGAGCACCTTGCGGACGGTCTCCCCGCCCGCCAGGCCCAGCCCGCGGGGGGCGGGCTGGAGCTCAACCTCGACGCTGCCGGCCTTGCCCGTGGTGCGCAGCGCGACCGTGTGCGGACGGCCACAGCCACACTCCCACGACCCGCAGCCGCGCGAGACGTCGATGAGATTGAGCTTGCCGATCTCGATTGCCTTCTGAATCGCACCGCCGACCTGGTCGTCGCGGCCCTCGGCGTAGCCGACGAGGCCGTCGCGGTTGCCGACGACGACGACGCAGCGGAACTTCACCCGCCGGCCGGAGTCGGTCATGCGCTGGACCATGTTGATGTCCAGCACTTCGTCCTCCAGGTCGGGGACGAGCTGGTCTACCAGTTCGGGTTCCTTCAGCGGCAGCCCGGCGTTCAGCGCCTCCTGCATCGTCTCGATGTCGCCGTCGGCGACCTTCTTGCCGAGCCGCGTCTGCGGTTCCCATCCGTTGTCAGCACTCATAGTTCGATGTCACCTTCAAGTAGTGTCTCCCGCATGTCGTCGAAGTGCGCGGGAAGGTCCGTGGCGTCGAAATCGCCGCTGTAGAGCCCGTCGTCGAGCCCCTCGGCGTACTCGGCGATGTGCTCGCCGCGCGTGCGCGGCCACTCCGCCAGCACCGAGTCGTTGTGCGGGATTTCGAGCCCGGCGTCGATTGCGCCTTCCTGTATTGCGAAGACTTTGCTCCCCGGCGTCGGGGAGTTCAGTCCGATGTCCAGTACCGCTTCCTCCACGCCGGCCTCGATGGCCCGCAGGCCCGCGAGCAGTCCGGTCAGGTACGCGGCGGGCATGTTGCCCGTCGGCGCTTCCCAACCGTACTCCGCGAGGTCAGTGGATTCCGCGGCCGCCAGCGTCCGGTCGCCCTCCGGCCCAGTCGAGACCAGCTGCGCCCTGACTTGCTTGTTGCTCTTTCGAGCGACAAGGCGTGGCTTGCCGGATTTCAACAGGCGCAACCGCTGATGGTAATCTGTCCGGGCCTCGCGGCGACGCCGCATCGGCACCGTGTATCGTGGTCCTGTCGCCATTATTGTTCACCGTAGTTGTCGTCGATGTAGCGCTGCAGGTCCGCGACGGAGTCGAACTCGCCGCCACCGGCCTTGTCGTAGAGGTCGCGGTAGGTGGAGCGGTCGAGGTCGCCCTCGTCGCGGAGTTCGCGCAGATGATTGCGCTGTGCGCGAATCCTGGATTCCCAGTCCTGTTTCTTGTTCTGCCGTGCGCCGGCCTTGCCCTTCCGGGAGCCGGCACCGGTCTGGTGTCCGTACGACCGCTTCGCCTGGCGCTCGCGCGCCCGACCGCGGGAGTTGCCCTTGGGTGCCTCGGCGCGGATGACGCCGTCGTCGACCAGTTCGCGGATGTCCTCCCGCGTGATGGCCTCGGCGATGTCACCCTGTGCCTCGGGGTCGAACCAGAGCTTGTTCTTCCCGACGTCGAGCACGTCTGCGGCCAGTCGCTTCTGTGCACTCAGGTCAGTCATTCGACTTCGACCTCCTCGTAGGTGGGGTTCAGGACGCGGATGTCGCGGTCCTGTGCTGCCTCCTCGATGCGTTCGCGTTTGCGGCCACCGACCTTCGAGGCGATACGGACCGCCTCACGGTCGCCGTCGACGCCCTCCAGGTCGTCCACGTTGTGCACGTAGACCTCCTCGAAGCCCGACGGGTGCAGGCCGCGGACCGCTTCGGGGGTCCGGAAGCCGGCTTCGACGGTGTCGCCCTTGCCCTTGACGCCGCGGCGCTGCTTCGAGAGCTGGCCGCGCGGGCGCCGCCACGACGTGCCGACGCGCTTTTTCTTGTGGTGGTCCTGCCGGTTGAACTGCGGCTTGCCCTCGCGCCGGCGCTGGGCGAGCAGGCGCTCGGCCTCCTCGTCCAGGTCCGGGGTCTTCTCGACCAGTCCGCGCGGGCGGAGTTCGGTCTCGACTTCCTCGGCGGGTTCCTCCTCGGGCGCTTCCTCCTCGACGGCCGCCTCGACGTCCTCGCTGACTTCGAGGTCACCGACGTCGGCCTTGATACGGGCCGCGAGCGCCATGCCGACGCCCTCGACCTCGGCCAGGTCGCTCTGGCTCGCCGACTTGATGTCCGCGACGGACTCGTAGCCGGCCTCGCGGAGCGCGTCCGCCTTCGACTCGCCGACGCCGCTGATGTCCGTCAGCTCCGCCGGTCCTTCGTCTTCGTCGACTTCTTCTTCGTCGTCGGCTTCGGCCTCTTCGGCCTCTTCGTCGTCTTCTTCGACTTCCGCAGCCTCGTCTTCGGCCCCCGTCTCCTCGACGTCGGCCTCGTCGACCTGTTCGTCGGTCGCTTCCTCGTCGGTCTGTTCTGTCTCGGCCGCCTCGGTCTCCTCCTCGGAGTCCTCGAAGGCGACTTCCTCCTCGGGTTCGTCGTCTGCCATCAGGCGTCACCTCGCTTCGGTTTCTGTGTGATGTAGACGCCGTCCTGGAAGACGCGAACGTCCTTGTCCTGGACGCGCGTCAACTGCTCGATGTCCGCGGCAGTCTGCCCGACGTCTTCGATGTCTGGTCCGCGCAGCGTCACCTGCTCGTCGCTGACTTCGACCTCCGTGTCGCCGTGAATCTCGGTCCGTCGCGGGGCACGCTCGCCGAGGAAGTTCTCGATAACGACCTCGTCGCCCTCGACGCTGACCTGCATCGGGAAGTGAGAGTAGAAGACTTCCATCTCGTACTCCCAGCCCTCGGTCACGCCGTGGAACATGTTGCGTACGTGGCTCTCGAAGGTGCCCATCGTCGACTTCGTCTTGGCGTCCTCGGCGTCGCTCGTGATGACGACCTCGTCGTCGTCGACGGTGACCGAGACGTCCGGATACCAGAGGCGGCGCGTGACGCTGCCGTTCGGTCCCTCGACGGTGAGGTCGAGATGGTCCACCTCGACGCTCACCTCGTCCGGTGTCTGGAGTGCTGTTCGTGGCATTGTTAGTAGACGTATGCGATGACCTGGCCGCCGACGCCCTCCTCGCGGGCCTCGTAGTGGCTCATGACGCCACGTGAGGTTGTGACGACGAGCGTCCCGTAGTCACGGGCGGGGAGGAACCGCTTCTCCCACTTCTCGTACTCGTCGGCCGTCGCGGAGTAGCGTGGCTTGACCGGGCCACATTCGTTGATTGCGCCTTTCAGTTCGACGTCGAACTCGCCGGCCTTGCCGTCGTCGACGTACTGGAAGCCGCCGATGTACCCGCGGTCGTAGAAGACCTCGAGTACCGAGCCGATTTCGTTCGATGCGGGCTGTACCGTCTGGTCGAGATGCCCGACACTCTCTGCGTTGTTCAGCGCCGAGAGCGCGTTGGCGAGTGGGTCTGTTCCTGTCATGAGTACTTCTTGAACCCCATGCTTCGAGACACCTCGCGGAAGCACTGCCGGCACAGGTAGATGTCGTACTTGCCGACCAGTCCCTGTTCGCGGCCACAGCGCTGACACGCTCGTAGCTGTCCCGTGCGTTTCGCGGCTTGCTCGCCGGTGCGCTCCGCCTCGCTGTCGCCGTTGTCGGCGTCTGTCTCGCTCTCGCTCATTGTTCGACCTCCACGTCGAAGGTGTTCTCGACGAACGCCACCGCGTCGGCGACGTCCAGGCGGTGTCCGGAGGGAATCGGCCGCGAGGCCTTGTCCCGCTTTGCGACCCGGTAGCCCGGCCGGACGAGGTTGACCGTCACGTCCAGCCCGTAGATACCGATGGTCGGGTCGTACTCCTGGCTCGGGAACTCCGTGTGTTCCTCGACGCCGAAGCTGAAGTTGCCCGTGTCGTCGAACTGCGAGGCCGAGATGTCCACGAGCGGCAGCGCCGTCTCCAGGAACTCCTCGGCGAGTTCGTCACGTAGCGTGACCTTCGCGCCGATGGGGTCCCCTTCGCGGATGTTGAACTCCGGTTCGGTCTCCTTTGCGGTGGTCCGGACCGGCTGCTGGCTCGTGACCTCCGCCAGAATCTCCTCGCCGTTTGCGAGTTCGACACCGCCCTGGCCGACGCCCATGTGGACGACGACCTTCTCGACGCGGGGTTCCCGCATCTCGTGGAACTCACCGCTCTCGGTCTCCGAACTCATTCGTCGTCACCTCCGTCCTCGTCGTCCTCGGCGGCCGCCGCCTCCTCGGCGGCGTCCTCCGCATCGCCCTCGATGAAGTTCTCGTCGATGACGACGACGTACTCCTCGACGGTCTCGAAGCCGCCCTCGTCGGCGACGCCGGGAATGTCTTCCTGGGTCGCGAGGACGTTGTTCTGGGCGCTACCGGGCGTGACCTGAATCTCCTCGATGCGGCCGATGTCGCCCGCGTGGGCACCGTCGACCGCGGTCACGAGCGCACCCACATCGTACTCGAAGTGGGCGACGACTTCGTTGTCGTCGTTGGCGACGACGACCGAGTCGCCGCCGCTGTAGCCGGCGTCCTCGTCGACCAGCAGCGTCTGTCCGTCGTGGAGGGTCAACTGGACCTCTCCGCCGGGGACGTTGCGCTTGCCCACGATTTTGCCGAGCTTCGACTGCGCGCTGTCCTCGTCGATGGGGGTCAGCGACAGCCGACCGCCCTCGCCGGGGAACACGCGGTAGAACTCCTCGCGCTCGGTAAAGGCCAGGATGTCGAACATCCCGACAGGCCGCTCCTCGTCGGAGACCGGCGTGCCGTTGATGACGACGTTGTCCTGGTTGAGCGCGTACCGTGCTTCCTTGCGGCTGTCGGCGTAACCGAGCACGTCCCGCAGGATGATGAGCAGGGGCACCCCTGCCTCGCCGTGGGGACCCGCGTCGGCCTTGACGGTGAACGTGTCCGTCTTCCGCTCGACAGGCCAGCTGTTCGGGACCGAGAGTCGTTTCTGGTGTTTCGTCATGCGCTATCCTCCTCCGATTCCAGGCGGGCCTGCCGCTCGTCGTCGGAGAGGTTCAGGGACGTCACGCGGAGGTTGCTCGCGTCCAGCGGACGCGGGACTTCCTCCCCGTCGGCGGTCTCCTGGGTGACCTCCTCGACGTGCACGACCGCCTCGCGGAGGTCGACGTTGACGACTTCTTCCTCTTCGCCGGCGAAGTCGCCGCGCAACACCTCGACGGTGTCGCCCTCGTTGACGCGCACGTTTCGCTGTCCGTACTCCTCGCGGAGGTCGTCGGACAGCGTCGCGCGCACCTCCGACTGGCGCTCGTGCAGCGGGGCCTGTGCCGTCTGTTTCCGCTGCTTGCGTGGTTGTCGTGTCATACTATCATCGTCGCTGTCGACGCGATACTTCCGAACCGCTCCGCGACCTCCCGCGCGATGGGACCTTTCAGCTCGGTCCCGCGCGGGTCCTCGTTCTCGTCGATGATGACGGCCGCGTTGTCCTCGAACTTCACCCGCGTGCCGTCGGGGCGGCGGATGGGCTTGCGCTGCCGGATGACGACAGCTTCGAGCACCTGGCGGCGCATCTCCGGCGTGCCCTTCGTCACCGAGACCGTGACCTTGTCACCGAGGCCGGCCTTCGGGTGGCGATTGACGGTACCGGAGTAGCCGTGCGTGCTGATTATCTTCAGCTCACGCGCGCCCGTGTTGTCCGCGCAGGTGACCAGCGAGCCCTTCTCCAGGCCCTGCGTGACGTCGGCCTTCAGTGCCTCCATCACTCGTCACCTCCGTGAACCTCGACTACTACGTGGGATTTGGTCTTCGAGAGCGGTCGTGTCTCTGCTATCGTGACCGTGTCGCCGACCTCCAGGTCCATGCACGGGGGTGCATGAGCCGGGACGCGGCTGCGCCGTTTCATCAGGCGGTCGTACTTCGGGACGGGTACGTCGTACTCCCGTTCGACGACCACGGTCTTCTCCATGTCTGTGGAGGCGACTTCACCGTCGAGCGTCTGCCCGCGGACACCCAGTGTGCCGTGGAACGGGCAGTTCTCGTCGGAGCATGTCTCCTCCGGGTTCGCTACGTTCAATCCTAGCGCCATTGTGAATCACCTGTCTGTTCCGTGCGTCGTGCCGGTCGCGCGACGAGTTTCGACCCCTCGACGGTGACCATCTGCGTGCGGTCACCGCGCGGGATGGCAAACTCGAAGGTCGCGTCGGCCTTCGGCACGTGGAACACCCGAGTGTCTCCCTCTACTCCCAGCGTCTTCGTCGTCTCCAGCACCACGTCGCCGGCGATGCCGACGAGGTCGGGGTTCGAGGCCGAAACGACTTCGACCGTCAGCCCGACCAGTTCGTGTCGCGGGAGCGTCTCGGGTGTCAGTGGCATTACGCTGCCTCCTCGGCGACCTCGTCGAGGTCGCCCTCTTCTCGCTGTATCGTCTTGATGCGCGCGATCGCCCGGCGGAGTTCCTTGATGCGCCCGGGGTTCTCGGGCATCCCGCCGGCGGCCTTGACGGCCTGGTCGTTGAGCAGTTCCGTCTCGAGGTCCTCCAGCTCCGCCTCGCGCTCTGCGGGCGTCATGTCGCGGATTTCCTCGGCGTGGAGAATCGTCATTCCTCGTCACCCTCCTGCTCGTCCTCGTCCATCTCGTCCATCAGCTCTTCCGCTTCGGCTTCGGTCTCCTCGTCGAGTTCCTCGTCGACGTCGGCCGCGAGGTCGTCGAGTTCCTCCTCGACGTCGGCCTCGTCGGGGACCTCCGGGTCTTCGAAGTCGTCGACGACTTCCTCCTCGATGACCTCCTCGGCCGACTCGGCCGATTCGGCGGCTTCCTCTGCCTCTTCCGGCGGGGCACCCATAGACGGCTCCTCGCCCTCCTCGGCTTCTTCGTCGGGCTCGCCGGCGAGCAGTTCGTCGACGCCCTCGGCTTCCTCGACGTAGTCCGAGACGTCGACGTCCTCGTAGATTTCGAAGTCGTCGGGCAGTTCGGCGTTCGGCGGGATGATCTTCACCTGCACCCCGATGGTGCCGAGTTTCATCACTGCCGTACCGATGCCGTGGTCGACAATCTCCTCGGCGGGCTCGCCGTTGTGCTTGATGTAGCCGCGGTTGAACTTCTCGACGCGCGAGCGTGCGCCCGTAACCTTGCCGGAGAGGACGATCTCCGCGCCGAGTGCGCCCGCTTCCATGATGCGGTCGATGGTCGTGTGACCGGCCTTGCGGAAGTACCAGCCGCGTTCGAGCGCGTTGGCGAGGCGGTCCGCGACGATGCGGGCGTTGAGGTCCGGTTCGTCGACTTCCTGGACGTCGACCTGCGGGTCGTCGAGGTCGAACTCCGTCTCCAGGGTGTTCGTGATCTTCCGGATGTTCTTCCCGCCCTTGCCGATGACCATGCCGGGCTTTTCCGCCTTGAGCACGATCTGCGTGCCCATCGGCGTCTTGGCGACTTCCATGCCGCCGTAGCCGGCGCGGCCGAGTTCCTTCTGGAAGAACTCGTCAATCTGCGTGCGCTGGAGGCCGTTGTCGATGAACTGCTGTTCGTCGGCCATTATTCATCGCCCTCCTGTTCTTCGAGGATGAGTTCGACGTCCACTTCTGGGGAGTTCCACGGCGAGGCCCGCCCCATCGCGCGGGGCTTGCGGCCCTGGTTCTCGCCGACCTTGTGGGCGGCGACGTGCTTGATCGTCATCTCCTCGCCCTCGAAGCCCTGGTGGTCGGCGTTGCCGATGGCGTTCTCCAGCAGGTCGAGAAAGCCCTCCGAGGCCTTCTCGGGGAAACGGCCGGCGTCCCAGCCGTCGATGTCCTTGCGGTGACCGACGCCCGAGTTGTGCTGGCGGAAGGGAACGGACCGCTCGCCGGCGATGACCGCTTCCAGGTACTCGACCGCGTCGGCCGCGGTCATGCCCTTGATCTCGCGGGCGATGGCCTTGCTGTGCTTGTGGCTCATCTGACGCTCCCGGAGCATCGCTTTGGCCGTCGTGTCCGGGTCCGCGTCGACTGAATAGCTGATTCCCATGTTATTTGAGTGGCACGAACTTGGAGGAGCGTGTCGCTCCGATGCCGGCCTGTCCGTGCTCGACCGACGTGCGGGTCAGCTGGAACTCGCCGAGGTAGTGCCCGAGCATCTCCGGCTCTACCTTGACGCGTTCGAAGCTCTGCC contains:
- a CDS encoding 50S ribosomal protein L22, yielding MGISYSVDADPDTTAKAMLRERQMSHKHSKAIAREIKGMTAADAVEYLEAVIAGERSVPFRQHNSGVGHRKDIDGWDAGRFPEKASEGFLDLLENAIGNADHQGFEGEEMTIKHVAAHKVGENQGRKPRAMGRASPWNSPEVDVELILEEQEGDE